A DNA window from Guyparkeria halophila contains the following coding sequences:
- a CDS encoding c-type cytochrome gives MMTAVHPMPRRGRFAAGMLMGLSFLAGAAHASEAGSIKAGREAAQSCAACHGAKGNSNNPAFPSLAGQPATYLASQLTAYRDGKRENAIMAGQAAGLSDQQIQDIAAYYAAQERKVASPADEGSALGADLYHHGRDNVAACAACHHSEGHGNQPAGFPALRGLSAGYVAQSLKDYRSGTRAHGQAELMIPLAAELSDAEIDALAAHIASLD, from the coding sequence ATGATGACAGCAGTTCACCCGATGCCGCGTCGCGGCCGTTTCGCCGCCGGCATGCTGATGGGGCTCTCCTTTCTCGCCGGCGCCGCCCATGCCAGCGAGGCCGGCTCGATCAAGGCCGGCCGCGAGGCGGCCCAGTCCTGCGCCGCCTGTCACGGCGCCAAGGGCAACAGCAACAACCCGGCCTTCCCGTCGCTTGCCGGCCAGCCGGCAACGTACCTTGCCTCGCAGCTGACCGCCTATCGTGACGGCAAGCGCGAGAACGCCATCATGGCCGGACAGGCCGCCGGTCTGAGCGACCAGCAGATCCAGGATATCGCCGCCTACTACGCCGCCCAGGAGCGCAAGGTGGCCAGCCCGGCCGACGAAGGTTCGGCATTGGGCGCGGACCTGTACCATCACGGTCGCGACAACGTCGCCGCCTGTGCCGCCTGCCACCACAGCGAAGGCCATGGCAACCAGCCGGCCGGCTTTCCGGCCCTGCGCGGCCTGAGCGCGGGCTACGTCGCCCAGTCGCTCAAGGACTACCGCAGCGGCACGCGCGCCCATGGTCAGGCCGAACTGATGATCCCGCTGGCCGCCGAGCTCTCCGACGCGGAAATCGACGCCCTGGCCGCGCACATTGCCAGCCTCGACTGA
- the yihA gene encoding ribosome biogenesis GTP-binding protein YihA/YsxC produces the protein MTDATRHQRRLFDAASFIKSAPRLADIGEDIGAEVAFAGRSNAGKSTALNALVGQKALARTSRTPGRTQMINLFGLGGETEGARRRLVDLPGYGYAKVPERVRRTWGEAMAQYFAERQSLVGVVVIMDIRHPLKALDQQMLDYAVARGLPVLALLTKADKLSFGQAKQTVARLAREHPLPDCQWMAFSGTKGTHVREVRDVISEWLDRAPD, from the coding sequence ATGACCGACGCCACTCGACATCAGCGCCGCCTGTTCGACGCCGCCTCCTTTATTAAGAGTGCGCCGCGCCTGGCCGATATCGGCGAGGACATCGGTGCCGAGGTCGCCTTCGCCGGGCGTTCGAATGCCGGCAAGTCCACCGCGCTCAATGCCCTGGTCGGGCAGAAGGCGCTGGCGCGCACCTCGCGCACCCCGGGGCGCACCCAGATGATCAACCTGTTCGGCCTGGGCGGCGAGACGGAAGGGGCCAGGCGCCGGCTGGTCGACCTGCCCGGCTACGGCTACGCCAAGGTGCCCGAGCGGGTGCGCCGCACCTGGGGCGAGGCGATGGCGCAGTACTTCGCCGAGCGCCAGTCGCTGGTCGGTGTGGTGGTGATCATGGACATTCGTCATCCGCTCAAGGCGCTCGACCAGCAGATGCTCGATTACGCGGTGGCGCGCGGCCTGCCGGTGCTCGCCCTGCTGACCAAGGCCGACAAGCTCAGCTTCGGCCAGGCCAAGCAGACCGTCGCACGGCTGGCGCGCGAGCACCCCCTGCCCGATTGCCAGTGGATGGCCTTCTCCGGCACCAAGGGCACCCATGTGCGTGAGGTCCGCGACGTGATCAGCGAGTGGCTGGATCGCGCCCCGGACTGA
- a CDS encoding endonuclease/exonuclease/phosphatase family protein: protein MTDTGRRLRVVTWNIHSCIDHRGRYTPERTARVLRLLAPDVVALQEANLAAEPADDRLLRAIEPILPHWLFAPTHERGCLHRPGEVTGFGNLIASRWPIHPETPLELSHVDREPRQALRARIQLPERTLHCWVVHLGLGLVERREQGRRLAEALAGLPTDAPLLLAGDFNEWLPRARSLRALHRELTRLPARRTFPAGRPLLPLDQIWLRGPVHAHALKAIRDPIVPRISDHLPLVADLTVETR from the coding sequence ATGACGGACACCGGGCGTCGGCTGCGTGTCGTGACCTGGAACATCCACAGCTGCATCGACCATCGCGGCCGCTACACCCCGGAACGCACCGCGCGGGTGTTGCGCCTGCTCGCACCGGACGTGGTCGCGTTACAGGAGGCGAACCTCGCCGCCGAGCCGGCCGACGACCGTCTGCTGCGGGCAATCGAACCGATCCTGCCGCACTGGCTGTTCGCCCCCACCCACGAGCGCGGCTGCCTGCACCGCCCGGGCGAGGTGACCGGGTTTGGCAACCTGATCGCCTCGCGCTGGCCGATTCATCCCGAGACCCCGCTGGAGCTCTCGCACGTCGATCGCGAACCGCGCCAGGCCCTGCGGGCGCGCATCCAATTGCCCGAAAGGACGCTGCACTGCTGGGTGGTGCACCTCGGGCTGGGGCTGGTCGAGCGTCGCGAGCAGGGACGACGGTTGGCCGAGGCGCTCGCCGGGCTACCGACCGATGCGCCGCTGCTGTTGGCCGGCGATTTCAATGAATGGCTGCCGCGGGCCAGGAGCCTGCGGGCACTCCACCGCGAGCTGACCCGCCTGCCGGCGCGACGCACCTTCCCGGCCGGTCGGCCACTGCTGCCGCTCGATCAGATCTGGCTGCGCGGGCCGGTGCACGCCCACGCCCTCAAGGCAATCCGCGACCCGATCGTGCCGCGCATCTCCGATCACCTGCCGCTGGTCGCCGATCTGACCGTCGAGACGCGCTGA